In one Bacillus thuringiensis genomic region, the following are encoded:
- a CDS encoding polysaccharide deacetylase family protein, producing the protein MKVRILAYICIFSLYVSLGSYSVFAQDNLHEEIQKHAKQYEIAPQNAMIDKIWKATPGYNGRQVDIEASYNNMKKLKKFDQKYLEFKEVSPSVHLEDLSPAPIYRGHPNKKMVGLTINVAWGNEYLPRILEILKKHDVKATFFLEGRWVKENLRFAKMIVDAKQEVGNHSYTHPNMKTLSSDEIRDQLQRTNRMIEAATNQKVRWFAPPSGSFRDEVVKIADDFQMGTIMWTVDTIDWKRPEPDVLLQRVMRKIHPGAIVLMHPTSSTTEALDTMITKLKEQGYKVGNITELLDEKRVD; encoded by the coding sequence ATGAAAGTTCGTATATTGGCATACATATGTATATTTTCTTTATATGTCAGTTTAGGCTCTTATTCTGTTTTTGCACAAGATAACTTGCACGAAGAAATTCAAAAGCATGCAAAACAGTATGAGATTGCACCTCAAAATGCGATGATTGATAAAATATGGAAGGCAACACCTGGATATAATGGAAGACAAGTGGATATTGAAGCATCGTATAATAATATGAAGAAGCTAAAGAAATTTGATCAAAAATATCTTGAATTCAAAGAAGTCTCACCAAGTGTTCATTTAGAAGATTTATCACCAGCTCCAATTTATAGAGGGCATCCAAATAAAAAGATGGTAGGATTAACAATAAATGTGGCATGGGGAAATGAGTATTTGCCTCGCATATTAGAGATATTGAAAAAGCATGATGTGAAGGCCACTTTCTTTTTAGAAGGACGTTGGGTGAAAGAAAATTTGCGGTTTGCAAAAATGATTGTCGATGCAAAACAAGAAGTTGGAAATCACTCGTACACACACCCTAATATGAAAACGCTATCGTCTGATGAAATACGAGATCAGTTACAAAGAACAAATCGAATGATTGAAGCAGCTACGAATCAAAAGGTGAGATGGTTTGCACCGCCGAGTGGAAGTTTTCGAGATGAAGTCGTGAAAATTGCAGATGATTTCCAAATGGGAACGATCATGTGGACTGTTGATACAATCGATTGGAAGCGCCCTGAGCCAGATGTACTATTGCAGAGAGTAATGAGAAAAATACATCCTGGTGCTATCGTATTAATGCATCCTACTTCGTCAACAACAGAAGCATTAGATACAATGATTACAAAATTAAAGGAACAAGGATATAAAGTAGGGAATATAACAGAATTACTGGATGAAAAACGTGTGGATTAA
- the pnp gene encoding polyribonucleotide nucleotidyltransferase: MSQEKQVFSIDLAGRQLTVETGQLAKQANGAVLVRYGDTAVLSTATASKEAKNVDFFPLTVNYEERLYAVGKIPGGFIKREGRPSEKAILASRLIDRPIRPLFADGFRNEVQVVSIVMSVDQDCSSEMAAMLGSSLALSISDIPFEGPIAGATVGRINGEFVINPTVEQQEQSDIHLVVAGTKDAINMVEAGADQVPEETMLEAIMFGHDEIKRLIAFQEEIVQAVGKEKSEVKLYEVDADLNQAVREMAEEDMHSAIQVHEKHAREDAINEVKKRVIEHYEAQEADADTLGQVNEILYKIVKEEVRRLITVEKIRPDGRKGDEIRPLASEVGILSRTHGSGLFTRGQTQALSICTLGALGDVQILDGLGVEESKRFMHHYNFPSFSVGETRPMRGPGRREIGHGALGERALEPVIPSEKDFPYTVRLVSEVLESNGSTSQASICGSTLAMMDAGVPLKAPVAGIAMGLVKTGEHYTILSDIQGMEDHLGDMDFKVAGTAQGVTALQMDIKIDGLSREILEEALQQAKVGRVHILNHMLSVIPEPRTELSAYAPKIITMTINPDKIRDVIGPSGKQINKIIEETGVKIDIEQDGTVFISSINQEMNDKAKKIIEDIVREVQVGEIYEGKVKRVEKFGAFVELFSGKDGLVHISELALERVGKVEDVVKIGDVITVKVIEIDKQGRVNLSRKVLLKEEQEKEAAKEENKQEQQ; encoded by the coding sequence ATGAGTCAAGAAAAGCAAGTCTTCTCGATAGATTTAGCTGGTCGCCAGCTAACAGTTGAAACTGGTCAGCTTGCAAAACAAGCGAACGGAGCAGTATTAGTAAGATATGGCGATACAGCGGTTCTATCTACAGCAACTGCATCAAAAGAAGCAAAAAATGTAGATTTCTTCCCACTTACAGTAAACTATGAAGAGCGTTTATATGCAGTCGGAAAAATTCCTGGCGGTTTCATTAAACGTGAAGGTCGTCCAAGTGAAAAAGCAATTTTGGCAAGTCGTTTAATCGACCGTCCAATCCGTCCACTTTTCGCAGATGGTTTCCGTAACGAAGTACAAGTTGTCAGCATCGTAATGAGTGTTGATCAAGATTGTTCTTCTGAAATGGCAGCTATGCTTGGTTCTTCATTAGCGTTATCGATTTCAGATATTCCATTTGAAGGTCCAATCGCGGGTGCAACAGTTGGTCGTATTAACGGCGAATTCGTTATCAACCCAACAGTAGAACAGCAAGAACAAAGTGATATTCACCTTGTTGTAGCTGGTACGAAAGATGCAATTAACATGGTTGAAGCAGGAGCAGATCAAGTGCCTGAGGAAACAATGTTAGAAGCAATTATGTTTGGTCATGACGAAATTAAACGTCTAATTGCATTCCAAGAAGAGATTGTACAAGCTGTAGGTAAAGAGAAATCAGAAGTGAAACTTTATGAAGTTGACGCTGATCTTAACCAAGCTGTACGTGAAATGGCTGAAGAAGATATGCATTCAGCAATTCAAGTACATGAGAAACATGCACGTGAAGATGCAATTAACGAAGTGAAAAAGCGTGTTATTGAGCATTACGAAGCGCAGGAAGCTGACGCTGATACATTAGGACAAGTAAATGAGATTTTATATAAAATTGTAAAAGAAGAAGTACGTCGTCTTATTACAGTTGAAAAAATCCGCCCAGATGGCCGTAAAGGTGACGAAATCCGTCCATTAGCATCAGAGGTTGGCATTTTATCTCGTACACACGGTTCTGGTTTGTTCACTCGTGGACAAACACAAGCATTAAGTATTTGTACATTAGGTGCATTAGGCGATGTGCAAATTTTAGATGGTCTTGGTGTAGAAGAATCAAAACGCTTTATGCACCATTACAATTTCCCATCATTTAGTGTTGGTGAAACTAGACCAATGCGTGGACCAGGTCGTCGTGAAATCGGTCACGGTGCACTAGGAGAACGCGCACTTGAGCCTGTAATTCCATCTGAAAAAGATTTCCCATACACAGTACGTCTTGTATCTGAAGTTTTAGAATCAAATGGTTCTACTTCACAAGCAAGTATTTGTGGTAGTACTTTAGCAATGATGGATGCTGGTGTTCCACTTAAAGCTCCAGTTGCAGGTATTGCAATGGGTCTAGTTAAAACTGGTGAGCATTACACAATTTTATCTGATATTCAAGGTATGGAAGATCATTTAGGTGATATGGACTTTAAAGTAGCAGGTACAGCACAAGGTGTAACTGCACTACAAATGGACATTAAAATCGATGGTCTATCTCGTGAAATTTTAGAAGAGGCATTACAACAAGCGAAAGTTGGTCGTGTGCACATTCTAAATCATATGTTATCTGTTATTCCAGAGCCACGCACTGAATTATCAGCGTACGCTCCAAAGATTATTACAATGACAATTAATCCAGATAAAATCCGTGACGTTATCGGACCGAGCGGTAAACAAATCAATAAAATTATTGAAGAAACTGGCGTTAAAATTGACATCGAGCAAGATGGCACAGTATTCATTTCTTCAATAAACCAAGAAATGAACGACAAAGCTAAGAAAATTATCGAAGATATCGTTCGCGAAGTACAAGTAGGTGAAATCTACGAAGGAAAAGTGAAACGTGTTGAGAAATTCGGTGCTTTCGTTGAATTATTCAGCGGTAAAGATGGATTAGTTCACATTTCTGAACTTGCACTTGAGCGTGTAGGTAAAGTAGAAGACGTTGTGAAAATCGGTGATGTAATTACAGTTAAAGTTATCGAGATTGACAAGCAAGGTCGCGTAAATCTATCTAGAAAAGTATTGCTAAAAGAAGAGCAAGAAAAAGAAGCTGCTAAAGAAGAAAACAAACAAGAGCAGCAATAA
- the rpsO gene encoding 30S ribosomal protein S15: MALTQERKNEIIAQFRTHETDTGSPEVQIAVLTEQINTLNEHLRTHKKDHHSRRGLLKMVGKRRNLLTYLRNSDITRYRELITKLGLRR; this comes from the coding sequence ATGGCTTTAACACAAGAACGTAAAAATGAAATCATTGCACAATTTAGAACTCATGAGACTGATACTGGTTCTCCAGAGGTTCAAATTGCTGTCCTAACGGAGCAAATTAACACTCTAAACGAGCACTTACGTACTCACAAGAAAGATCATCATTCACGTCGTGGTCTATTAAAGATGGTTGGTAAACGTCGTAACTTACTAACTTACCTTCGTAATAGCGATATCACACGTTACCGTGAATTAATCACAAAGCTTGGCTTACGTCGATAG
- the ribF gene encoding bifunctional riboflavin kinase/FAD synthetase: MKLIHLTHPHEQNKLELPPTVMALGFFDGIHLGHQCVIRTAKKIADERGYKSAVMTFHPHPSVVLGKNDAHVEYITPMRDKEKIVQSLGIDILYVIKFDESFAGLLPQQFVDDYIIGLNVKHVVAGFDYSYGRLGKGKMETLPFHARGEFTQTVIEKVEFQEEKVSSTALRKLIRNGEMEQIPSILGRAYTVAGTVIHGDKRGRQIGFPTANVDLSDEYLLPPVGVYAVRLKVHDEWYDGVCNIGYKPTFKEDERQLSIEVHLFEFNKDIYDQNVTVEWHMRIRAEKKFNGIDELVEQIAKDKKTAQEYFMSEKNILAFSNEK; this comes from the coding sequence GTGAAACTTATTCATTTAACTCATCCACATGAACAAAATAAATTAGAATTACCACCTACTGTAATGGCATTAGGATTTTTTGATGGCATTCATTTAGGACATCAATGTGTAATTCGAACTGCGAAAAAAATAGCGGACGAACGAGGATATAAAAGTGCAGTTATGACATTTCATCCTCATCCATCTGTTGTTTTAGGGAAAAATGATGCGCATGTGGAGTATATTACACCAATGCGCGATAAAGAAAAAATAGTCCAAAGCTTAGGAATCGATATATTATATGTGATTAAATTTGATGAATCATTTGCAGGGTTATTACCGCAACAATTTGTAGATGATTATATTATTGGTTTAAATGTAAAGCATGTAGTAGCAGGGTTTGATTATTCATATGGACGTTTAGGAAAAGGAAAGATGGAGACTTTACCATTTCATGCAAGAGGGGAGTTTACACAGACTGTGATTGAAAAAGTTGAATTTCAAGAAGAGAAAGTAAGTTCTACAGCATTACGAAAGTTAATTCGAAATGGCGAAATGGAGCAAATTCCATCTATTTTAGGTAGAGCCTATACTGTAGCGGGAACAGTTATACACGGCGACAAACGTGGGCGTCAAATTGGTTTCCCAACAGCTAATGTAGATTTAAGTGATGAGTATTTATTGCCACCTGTAGGTGTTTATGCAGTGAGATTAAAAGTTCACGATGAATGGTACGATGGTGTATGTAATATTGGATATAAACCGACTTTTAAAGAAGATGAGCGTCAATTATCAATTGAAGTGCACTTATTTGAATTTAACAAAGATATATACGATCAAAATGTTACAGTAGAGTGGCATATGCGTATAAGAGCAGAAAAGAAATTCAACGGTATTGATGAGTTAGTTGAACAAATCGCAAAAGATAAGAAGACAGCACAAGAATATTTTATGAGCGAAAAGAATATACTTGCTTTTTCAAATGAAAAGTAG
- the truB gene encoding tRNA pseudouridine(55) synthase TruB, with protein MEGVVLLHKPKGMTSHDCVFKLRKILREKRIGHTGTLDPDVTGVLPICVGRATKIAQFLTSETKTYEGEVTLGFSTTTEDASGEVVETKNVDRTITRKEVEKVLAELTGTIEQMPPMFSAVKVNGKKLYEYARAGQEVERPVRTITIHEFVLLDDREVFEGENISFRFRVTCSKGTYVRTLAVMIGEKLGFPSHMSHLVRTASGEFLLEDCISFEEIEENVQNGTVESIFISIDEALSKFPKMVVDEKQAEKIKNGMFLKNELEITAPFITVFDKNDRCLAIYEHHPKHPGMLKPMKVLVNNQELKL; from the coding sequence ATGGAAGGTGTAGTATTATTACATAAGCCAAAAGGCATGACATCACATGATTGTGTATTTAAATTAAGAAAGATATTGCGAGAAAAGAGAATTGGTCATACGGGAACATTAGACCCTGATGTAACAGGAGTATTACCAATTTGCGTTGGAAGAGCAACGAAAATTGCACAATTTTTAACAAGTGAAACGAAAACATATGAAGGTGAAGTAACATTAGGGTTTTCAACGACAACCGAAGATGCTTCTGGTGAGGTTGTTGAAACGAAAAATGTAGATCGTACTATTACTCGTAAGGAAGTAGAGAAAGTCCTTGCGGAATTAACAGGCACGATTGAACAAATGCCACCAATGTTCTCGGCTGTAAAAGTAAACGGGAAAAAATTATACGAATATGCAAGAGCAGGACAAGAGGTAGAACGTCCAGTTCGTACAATTACAATTCATGAATTCGTATTACTTGATGATCGTGAAGTTTTTGAAGGAGAAAATATTTCATTCCGTTTCCGTGTAACGTGTAGTAAAGGAACATATGTAAGAACGTTAGCTGTAATGATAGGGGAGAAACTTGGTTTCCCATCACATATGTCTCACCTTGTAAGAACGGCATCTGGTGAATTTTTATTAGAAGATTGCATATCATTTGAAGAAATTGAAGAAAACGTGCAAAATGGAACAGTAGAGTCTATCTTCATTTCAATTGATGAAGCATTAAGCAAGTTTCCAAAAATGGTTGTAGATGAAAAGCAAGCAGAGAAAATAAAGAATGGTATGTTCTTAAAGAATGAATTAGAAATAACAGCACCATTTATTACAGTGTTTGATAAAAATGATCGTTGCTTAGCAATTTATGAACATCATCCGAAACATCCTGGCATGTTAAAGCCGATGAAAGTACTTGTGAATAATCAAGAACTAAAGCTATAA
- the rbfA gene encoding 30S ribosome-binding factor RbfA: protein MKLRANRVGEQMKKELGDIISRKIKDPRIGFVTVTDVQVSGDLQIAKVYISVLGDEEQKENTLKGLAKAKGFIRSEIGQRIRLRKTPEITFEFDESIGYGHRIDTLLHEINKDGKREE, encoded by the coding sequence ATGAAATTACGTGCGAACCGTGTGGGCGAGCAAATGAAAAAAGAATTAGGCGACATTATCAGTCGTAAAATTAAAGACCCACGTATTGGATTTGTTACAGTAACTGATGTACAAGTGAGTGGTGATTTACAAATTGCTAAAGTATATATTTCTGTTTTAGGTGATGAAGAACAGAAAGAAAATACTTTAAAAGGTTTAGCGAAGGCAAAAGGCTTTATTCGTTCAGAAATTGGCCAACGTATTCGTCTTCGTAAAACACCAGAAATTACCTTTGAGTTTGATGAGTCTATCGGATATGGTCATCGAATTGATACACTTTTACATGAAATTAATAAAGACGGTAAACGTGAAGAATAA
- a CDS encoding DUF503 domain-containing protein, which yields MIIASLSFECMIYDVHSLKEKRAILQRVLTRVKQRYNVAVSEVGHQDVWQRTEIAIVSVSSNRVICEKEMNRVLEYIDSFPEIERTITHLEWY from the coding sequence ATGATTATCGCTTCACTCTCATTCGAGTGTATGATTTACGATGTGCATTCTTTAAAAGAGAAACGTGCAATTTTACAACGTGTGTTAACTCGTGTAAAACAGCGCTATAATGTAGCTGTTTCTGAAGTTGGGCACCAAGATGTATGGCAACGTACAGAAATTGCAATTGTTTCCGTATCCTCAAATCGTGTTATCTGTGAGAAAGAAATGAATCGTGTACTTGAGTACATCGATTCATTTCCTGAAATTGAACGTACAATAACACATTTGGAATGGTATTGA
- the infB gene encoding translation initiation factor IF-2 translates to MSKIRVHEYAKKHNISSKDLMTKLKEMNIEVSNHMTMLDDEVVNKLDNEYQTEKPSVADEFEVEEKVVRSKKNSNKKKKKGKGNEDKRQENFAGRQQTQIVETPDKITFSGSLTVGDLAKKLSKEPSEIIKKLFMLGIMATINQDLDKDTIELIANDYGIEVEEEVIVSETEFETFIDEQDDEENLKERPAVVTIMGHVDHGKTTLLDSIRNSKVTAGEAGGITQHIGAYQVEVNDKKITFLDTPGHAAFTTMRARGAQVTDITILVVAADDGVMPQTVEAINHAKAAGVPIIVAVNKMDKPAANPDRVMQELTEYELVPEAWGGDTIFVPISAIQGEGIDNLLEMILLVSEVEEYKANPNRYATGTVIEAQLDKGKGTIATLLVQNGTLRVGDPIVVGTSFGRVRAMVSDIGRRVKVAGPSTPVEITGLNEVPQAGDRFMAFADEKKARQIGESRAQEALVAQRGEKSKLSLEDLFQQIQEGDVKEINLIVKADVQGSVEAMAASLRKIDVEGVKVKIIHTGVGAITESDIILASASNAIVIGFNVRPDVNAKRTAELENVDIRLHRIIYKVIEEIEAAMQGMLDPEFEEKVIGQAEVRQTFKVTKVGTIAGCYVTDGKITRDSGVRIIRDGVVIFEGQLDTLKRFKDDVKEVAQNYECGITIERYNDLKEGDIIEAYIMEEVKR, encoded by the coding sequence ATGAGTAAAATTCGAGTGCATGAATATGCAAAAAAACATAATATCTCAAGTAAAGATCTTATGACAAAACTAAAAGAAATGAATATCGAGGTTTCGAATCATATGACAATGTTAGACGATGAAGTAGTAAATAAATTAGATAATGAATATCAAACTGAAAAACCTTCTGTTGCAGATGAGTTTGAAGTAGAAGAAAAAGTTGTTCGCAGTAAAAAGAACAGCAATAAGAAAAAGAAAAAAGGCAAAGGAAACGAAGACAAACGTCAAGAGAACTTTGCTGGTAGACAACAAACTCAAATTGTAGAAACACCAGATAAAATTACTTTCTCTGGAAGCCTTACAGTAGGAGATCTTGCTAAAAAATTAAGCAAAGAGCCATCTGAAATTATTAAGAAGCTCTTCATGCTTGGAATTATGGCAACAATTAACCAAGACTTGGATAAAGATACAATTGAGTTAATTGCTAACGACTACGGTATTGAAGTAGAAGAAGAAGTAATTGTAAGCGAGACTGAGTTTGAAACATTCATTGATGAGCAAGATGATGAAGAGAACTTAAAAGAACGTCCAGCTGTAGTTACAATCATGGGACACGTTGACCATGGTAAAACAACATTACTGGATTCTATTCGTAACTCAAAAGTAACTGCAGGCGAAGCGGGTGGAATTACTCAGCATATCGGTGCATATCAAGTTGAAGTAAACGATAAGAAGATTACATTCTTAGATACACCTGGTCACGCAGCATTTACAACGATGCGTGCTCGTGGGGCACAAGTAACGGATATTACAATCCTTGTTGTTGCAGCGGATGACGGTGTTATGCCACAAACGGTTGAAGCAATTAACCATGCGAAGGCAGCAGGAGTACCAATTATTGTTGCTGTGAATAAAATGGATAAACCAGCTGCAAACCCTGATCGCGTAATGCAAGAACTAACTGAATATGAATTAGTTCCAGAAGCTTGGGGCGGAGATACTATTTTCGTACCAATTTCTGCAATTCAAGGCGAAGGCATTGACAACTTACTAGAAATGATCCTTCTTGTAAGTGAAGTAGAAGAATATAAAGCAAATCCAAACCGCTATGCAACTGGTACAGTAATCGAAGCACAGCTTGATAAAGGTAAAGGAACTATCGCGACATTACTTGTTCAAAATGGTACGCTTCGAGTTGGAGATCCAATCGTTGTTGGAACTTCATTCGGACGTGTTCGTGCAATGGTAAGTGATATTGGTCGTCGTGTAAAAGTTGCTGGTCCATCAACTCCTGTTGAAATTACTGGTTTAAACGAAGTACCACAGGCTGGAGATCGTTTCATGGCATTTGCTGATGAGAAGAAAGCTCGTCAAATTGGTGAATCACGTGCACAAGAAGCGTTAGTTGCACAACGTGGTGAGAAATCTAAATTAAGCCTTGAAGATTTATTCCAACAAATCCAAGAGGGCGATGTAAAAGAAATTAACTTAATCGTAAAAGCAGACGTACAAGGTTCTGTTGAAGCGATGGCAGCATCACTTCGTAAAATTGATGTTGAAGGCGTAAAAGTTAAAATCATTCACACTGGTGTAGGTGCGATTACAGAATCTGATATCATTTTAGCTTCTGCATCTAATGCAATTGTAATTGGATTTAACGTACGTCCAGATGTGAACGCGAAGCGTACAGCTGAATTAGAGAACGTTGATATTCGTTTACACCGTATTATTTATAAAGTAATCGAAGAGATTGAAGCAGCTATGCAAGGTATGCTTGATCCAGAATTCGAAGAAAAAGTAATCGGTCAAGCAGAAGTTCGTCAAACGTTTAAAGTAACAAAAGTTGGAACAATCGCAGGTTGTTACGTAACAGACGGTAAAATTACGCGTGATAGTGGCGTACGTATTATCCGTGACGGCGTAGTAATTTTCGAAGGACAACTTGATACGTTAAAACGTTTCAAAGACGACGTAAAAGAAGTTGCACAAAACTATGAGTGTGGTATTACAATTGAGAGATATAATGATCTTAAAGAAGGGGACATCATTGAAGCGTACATTATGGAAGAAGTGAAGCGATGA
- a CDS encoding YlxQ family RNA-binding protein, whose product MSDWKSFLGLANRARKIISGEELVLKEVRSGKAKLVLLSEDASVNTTKRITDKTTYYNVPMRKVENRQQLGHAIGRDERVVVAVLDVGFAKKLRSMLDTNYRG is encoded by the coding sequence GTGTCCGATTGGAAATCGTTTTTAGGACTAGCAAACCGGGCTCGGAAAATTATTTCGGGTGAAGAACTCGTTTTAAAAGAAGTACGAAGTGGCAAAGCAAAACTTGTATTGCTATCTGAAGATGCGTCAGTAAATACTACAAAACGCATCACAGATAAAACTACGTACTACAACGTACCAATGAGAAAGGTCGAAAATCGACAACAATTAGGGCATGCGATTGGGAGAGATGAGCGAGTCGTTGTAGCTGTGTTAGATGTAGGCTTTGCGAAAAAGCTGCGTAGCATGCTCGATACAAATTACCGGGGGTGA
- the rnpM gene encoding RNase P modulator RnpM, producing the protein MSNRKVPLRKCVATQEMKSKRELVRIVRSKEGEVSIDLTGKKSGRGAYLSKDKESILQAQKKNVLEHHLKAKIDGSLYEELLELVEKESK; encoded by the coding sequence ATGAGCAATCGAAAAGTTCCGTTACGAAAATGTGTTGCAACGCAAGAAATGAAATCAAAACGAGAGCTCGTTCGCATTGTTCGTTCCAAAGAGGGAGAAGTGTCCATTGATTTAACTGGGAAAAAATCAGGACGAGGTGCTTACTTGTCGAAGGACAAGGAGAGCATTCTTCAAGCTCAAAAGAAAAATGTTTTGGAACATCATCTAAAAGCGAAAATCGACGGTTCTTTATATGAAGAGCTTCTTGAGCTTGTTGAGAAGGAGTCGAAATAA
- the nusA gene encoding transcription termination factor NusA, which translates to MSTELLDALLVLESEKGISKDIIIDAIEAALISAYKRNFNQAQNVRVSFNPEVGTIQVLARKDVVDNVFDPRLEISVEEARQINPNYQDGDVLEIEVTPKDFGRIAAQTAKQVVTQRVREAERGVIYSEFSDREEDIMVGIVQRQDARFIYVSLGKVEALLPVSEQMPNEQYKPHDRIRVFITKVEKTTKGPQIYVSRTHPGLLKRLFEMEVPEIYDGTVEIRSVAREAGDRSKISVYAENTDVDPVGSCVGPKGQRVQRIVDELKGEKIDIVRWSNDPVEYVANALSPSQVVKVLVDEEEKATTVVVPDHQLSLAIGKRGQNARLAAKLTGWKIDIKSESDAKQLGIVTEEDSVIAFGFDSVEDEIE; encoded by the coding sequence ATGAGCACTGAGTTATTAGATGCTTTGCTCGTATTAGAATCTGAAAAAGGCATTAGCAAAGACATTATTATTGATGCGATTGAAGCAGCTTTAATCTCTGCTTATAAGCGCAATTTTAATCAAGCACAAAACGTTCGTGTGAGCTTTAACCCAGAAGTGGGAACAATTCAAGTTTTAGCACGTAAAGACGTAGTAGACAATGTGTTTGATCCACGTCTTGAAATTTCTGTAGAGGAAGCAAGACAAATTAATCCAAACTACCAAGATGGTGACGTACTAGAAATTGAAGTAACACCAAAAGACTTTGGTCGTATTGCAGCACAAACTGCAAAACAAGTTGTCACACAACGAGTGCGTGAAGCAGAGCGCGGTGTTATTTACTCTGAGTTTAGTGACCGTGAAGAAGATATTATGGTAGGTATTGTACAACGTCAAGATGCTCGTTTCATCTATGTAAGCTTAGGGAAAGTAGAAGCTTTATTACCTGTAAGTGAGCAAATGCCTAATGAGCAATACAAACCACATGATCGTATTCGCGTATTCATTACGAAAGTAGAAAAAACGACAAAAGGACCACAAATTTACGTATCACGTACACATCCTGGTCTTTTAAAACGTTTATTCGAAATGGAAGTTCCTGAAATCTATGATGGAACTGTAGAAATTCGTTCTGTAGCACGTGAAGCTGGCGATCGCTCTAAGATCTCTGTATATGCAGAGAACACTGATGTTGATCCAGTTGGTTCTTGTGTAGGACCAAAAGGGCAACGTGTACAACGCATTGTAGACGAATTAAAAGGTGAAAAAATTGACATCGTCCGCTGGTCAAATGATCCAGTTGAATATGTTGCAAATGCATTAAGCCCATCACAAGTTGTTAAAGTACTTGTAGATGAAGAAGAAAAAGCGACAACAGTAGTTGTTCCAGACCACCAATTATCATTAGCTATCGGTAAGCGTGGACAAAATGCACGTCTTGCAGCTAAATTAACAGGCTGGAAAATTGATATTAAGAGTGAGTCTGATGCGAAACAACTTGGTATTGTAACAGAAGAAGATAGCGTAATCGCATTTGGATTCGATTCAGTGGAAGACGAAATCGAATAG
- the rimP gene encoding ribosome maturation factor RimP, whose translation MDKKVTEVVEAFAQPIVEELNLELVDVEYVKEGQDWFLRVFIDSEKGVDIEECGAVSERLSEALDKEDPIPHLYFLDVSSPGAERPLKKEKDFQQAVGKQVAIKTYEPIDGEKMFEGKLLSYDGTTITLLLTIKTRKKEIQISMDKVANARLAVTF comes from the coding sequence ATGGATAAGAAAGTCACAGAAGTTGTAGAAGCATTTGCGCAGCCGATCGTTGAAGAGTTAAATCTTGAACTTGTAGATGTAGAGTATGTGAAAGAAGGACAAGACTGGTTCTTACGCGTATTCATCGATTCTGAAAAGGGAGTCGACATTGAAGAATGCGGTGCGGTAAGTGAACGTTTAAGCGAAGCTTTAGATAAAGAGGATCCAATTCCTCATCTTTACTTTTTGGATGTATCATCTCCTGGAGCGGAACGCCCATTAAAGAAAGAAAAAGACTTCCAGCAAGCGGTAGGAAAACAAGTGGCAATTAAAACATATGAGCCGATTGATGGTGAAAAGATGTTTGAAGGAAAACTGCTTTCTTACGATGGTACAACAATAACATTATTATTAACAATTAAAACACGTAAAAAAGAAATCCAAATTTCGATGGATAAAGTCGCAAATGCGCGACTTGCTGTTACGTTTTAG